A portion of the Marinobacter alexandrii genome contains these proteins:
- the trxB gene encoding thioredoxin-disulfide reductase, with protein MSTERVKVLIVGSGPAGFTAAVYAARAGMKPVLYQGGQPGGQLTITNDVENYPGYPDGVMGPQMMVDFQKQAERFGTDVRSGMITAVDFSGWPHKVTVDEKTEIEAESVIISTGASAKWLGLESEQRLNGKGVSACAVCDGFFFRGQDVVIVGAGDTAAEEASYLSKIVNKVYMLVRRDEMRASKIMQQRVQNAPNIEILFNTETKEVLGDEEVNGVKVVNRKTSEETVLEAQGFFVAIGHKPNTDIFKGWLDMDEQGYIKTIPGTSKTNIPGVFATGDAQDKIYRQAVTAAGSGCMGALDAEKWIAEKEVELSEV; from the coding sequence ATGTCAACAGAGAGAGTAAAAGTACTAATTGTAGGATCAGGTCCTGCAGGATTTACAGCGGCTGTTTATGCTGCTAGAGCAGGTATGAAACCTGTGTTATATCAAGGAGGACAACCAGGAGGACAGTTAACGATCACAAATGACGTAGAAAACTATCCTGGATACCCTGATGGAGTGATGGGACCACAAATGATGGTTGATTTCCAAAAGCAGGCAGAAAGATTCGGTACTGATGTACGAAGTGGCATGATTACAGCCGTCGATTTTAGCGGGTGGCCACACAAAGTGACTGTTGATGAGAAAACAGAGATTGAAGCAGAATCAGTAATTATTTCTACTGGAGCATCAGCAAAATGGTTGGGCTTGGAAAGTGAACAAAGATTGAACGGGAAAGGCGTTTCTGCATGTGCGGTATGTGATGGTTTTTTCTTCAGAGGCCAGGATGTGGTGATCGTAGGAGCTGGAGATACAGCTGCAGAAGAAGCTAGCTACCTTTCTAAGATTGTGAACAAAGTTTACATGCTTGTTCGTCGTGATGAGATGCGCGCATCTAAAATCATGCAACAGCGAGTACAAAACGCTCCAAACATTGAAATTCTTTTCAATACTGAGACGAAAGAAGTACTTGGAGATGAAGAGGTTAATGGAGTAAAAGTTGTTAATAGAAAGACAAGTGAAGAAACGGTGTTGGAAGCACAAGGATTCTTTGTAGCTATAGGGCACAAGCCCAATACAGATATCTTCAAAGGATGGTTAGATATGGATGAACAGGGCTATATCAAAACAATTCCCGGAACTTCCAAAACGAATATTCCAGGAGTGTTTGCGACCGGAGATGCTCAAGATAAAATTTACCGTCAGGCCGTAACTGCCGCAGGTAGTGGATGTATGGGAGCTCTGGATGCAGAAAAATGGATAGCTGAGAAAGAAGTAGAATTATCTGAAGTCTAA
- a CDS encoding HAMP domain-containing sensor histidine kinase: MSSLLSSVKKGSISIESQYAGASYYSILTKISSRFLNDELDNIKVSINDSLKEMCLQLGADRMRIHEYHEENELCILLHQWYKKNEPSICEAKTLSFELVYRMISDVTNLSSFISDVDQLPLDSVKSELKSQQIKSILFVPVQLKGKYIGFISVESVKKTRDVYENYELASIELFANMVANFLVQSKDRIRLEKLIEKTTVQNKRHTDFSFITSHNIRASVANLVAITDLLNNGYSESYMKMLQDTVSKLNTSLLNVNEILNEDHNELLKRSECKISRLLNRLIVALSEVISENEIDIENRIPDDLVINVFPGYLDNVFYQLLTNCIKYGVNDESKKIVIKSKNYKNRTVISFVDYGKGIDLSRYGDRIFEVGSRFHTESGMENGLGLFVAKKQIESLGGDIELHSELNKGTTVKIIFPKED, from the coding sequence ATGTCCTCTTTACTCTCGTCTGTTAAAAAGGGATCAATCTCTATTGAATCCCAATATGCTGGTGCGTCTTATTATTCTATTTTGACTAAAATTTCTTCTCGTTTTCTCAATGATGAATTAGACAACATTAAGGTTTCAATTAATGATTCGTTAAAGGAGATGTGTTTGCAATTAGGAGCCGATAGGATGCGAATACATGAATACCATGAGGAAAATGAATTATGCATTTTACTGCATCAGTGGTATAAAAAAAATGAGCCTTCTATCTGTGAGGCAAAGACGCTTTCATTTGAACTTGTCTACAGAATGATTTCTGATGTTACTAATCTATCTTCCTTCATATCAGATGTAGATCAACTTCCTCTGGATTCTGTGAAGTCAGAATTGAAATCTCAACAAATCAAAAGCATTCTTTTTGTCCCAGTACAGTTGAAAGGTAAATACATAGGATTCATCTCGGTAGAATCTGTAAAGAAGACAAGAGATGTTTATGAAAATTATGAGTTAGCATCAATCGAGCTATTTGCAAATATGGTTGCCAACTTCTTGGTTCAAAGTAAGGATCGAATTCGGTTGGAAAAACTCATAGAAAAAACAACTGTACAAAACAAGAGGCACACTGATTTTTCATTCATTACATCACACAACATTCGAGCTTCCGTTGCTAATCTAGTCGCAATCACAGATCTCTTAAATAATGGGTACTCTGAGAGCTACATGAAGATGCTTCAAGATACAGTCAGTAAGCTCAATACTAGTTTACTCAATGTAAATGAGATTCTAAATGAAGACCACAATGAACTTTTGAAGAGATCAGAGTGTAAGATTTCTCGCCTATTGAATAGACTTATAGTCGCATTGTCAGAAGTAATTAGCGAAAATGAAATTGATATAGAAAATAGAATTCCTGATGACCTGGTTATAAATGTATTTCCAGGTTATTTAGACAATGTCTTTTATCAGCTTTTGACGAATTGCATAAAATATGGAGTGAATGATGAGTCAAAAAAGATAGTCATAAAGTCAAAAAATTATAAAAACAGGACAGTGATTTCTTTTGTTGATTATGGAAAAGGAATTGATTTAAGCAGATATGGAGATCGTATTTTCGAGGTAGGTTCAAGGTTTCACACAGAAAGCGGTATGGAAAATGGATTAGGTCTGTTTGTTGCTAAAAAGCAAATTGAATCTTTAGGAGGAGATATAGAACTCCATAGCGAGTTAAACAAAGGAACGACAGTAAAGATTATCTTTCCTAAGGAAGATTAA
- the pnp gene encoding polyribonucleotide nucleotidyltransferase gives MNVITKTFQLSDGREVSIETGKLAKQANGSVVVSMGNAKLLATVVSSKEAKEGVDFLPLSVDYQEKFASAGKIPGGFLKRESRLSDYEVLICRLVDRALRPLFPSDYHADTQVFIQLISADKDVMPDALAALAASAAISVSDIPFGGPISEVRVIKLDGEYKVNPSPEEREKATLDLIVAGTSDNIMMVEGECQEVDESEMLEGIKKAHEEIKIQCAAQEELAKEAGATEKREFDHEPKDEELKASMHKAVYQKLYDVASKKNPNKSERKEAFKAVYEEYIGQFSDEQLEEMNDFLLGKYFHDVEKEAIRNFVLDSQERIDGRKPDEIRPIWSEVDYLPSAHGSAVFTRGETQSLTSVTLGTKLDEQMIDGAMFSGFNKFILHYNFPGFSTGEVRPNRGPGRREVGHGNLAMRALKPMIPTEDEGNPYTIRVVSDILESNGSSSMATVCAGTMALMDAGIKVKRPVSGIAMGMISDSESGKYAILSDILGDEDHLGDMDFKVTGTTEGITACQMDIKVDGLSYDVLSQALEQAKKGRLHILGEMAKAITEPRQNLKSHAPRMEQLRIDRELIGAVIGPGGKIIQEIQKESGATVNIEEDEKGGKVSIFAVDGDSLDNAMARIKAIVQQPEIGEVYDGKVKSIMPFGAFVEFIPGKDGLLHISEIKWERVENVADVMEEGEEIKVKLIDIDKRTGKFKLSRKVLLPRPPKEEKAEEKTEE, from the coding sequence ATGAACGTAATTACTAAAACCTTCCAACTATCGGACGGCAGGGAAGTATCCATTGAAACAGGAAAGCTTGCAAAGCAAGCAAATGGATCTGTTGTTGTTAGTATGGGAAATGCCAAACTCTTGGCGACAGTGGTTTCATCAAAGGAAGCCAAAGAAGGAGTGGATTTCTTACCACTTTCAGTAGACTATCAAGAAAAATTTGCGTCCGCTGGTAAAATACCAGGTGGCTTTTTAAAGAGAGAGTCAAGACTCTCAGATTACGAAGTATTAATTTGTCGATTAGTTGATCGTGCACTTAGACCATTATTTCCATCTGATTATCATGCTGATACTCAGGTATTCATTCAGCTGATCTCTGCTGATAAAGATGTAATGCCAGACGCACTTGCTGCACTTGCTGCGTCTGCTGCTATTTCTGTTTCGGACATCCCATTCGGCGGCCCTATTTCAGAAGTCAGAGTGATTAAATTGGATGGAGAATATAAAGTGAATCCATCGCCAGAGGAAAGAGAAAAAGCTACACTTGACTTAATCGTTGCAGGAACTTCAGACAACATCATGATGGTGGAAGGCGAATGCCAAGAAGTAGATGAGTCTGAAATGTTGGAGGGAATCAAAAAAGCTCACGAAGAAATCAAAATTCAATGTGCTGCTCAAGAGGAACTTGCGAAAGAAGCTGGAGCTACTGAGAAGCGTGAGTTTGATCATGAGCCAAAAGATGAGGAGTTGAAAGCGTCAATGCACAAAGCTGTCTATCAAAAGCTTTATGATGTAGCTTCGAAGAAGAATCCAAATAAATCAGAACGTAAAGAAGCTTTTAAAGCTGTTTATGAAGAATACATCGGACAATTTTCTGATGAACAACTTGAAGAAATGAATGACTTTCTTCTTGGAAAGTATTTTCATGATGTTGAGAAAGAGGCAATTAGAAACTTCGTACTTGATTCTCAAGAAAGAATCGACGGAAGGAAGCCAGATGAAATTAGACCTATTTGGTCTGAGGTAGATTACCTGCCGTCTGCACACGGTTCTGCTGTATTTACAAGAGGTGAAACACAATCATTGACATCTGTGACATTAGGTACAAAACTTGATGAGCAGATGATCGATGGAGCGATGTTCTCTGGATTCAATAAGTTCATCCTTCACTACAATTTCCCAGGGTTTTCAACCGGTGAAGTAAGGCCTAATAGAGGCCCGGGACGAAGAGAAGTGGGACATGGCAATCTTGCAATGAGAGCTCTGAAGCCGATGATACCAACAGAAGACGAAGGGAATCCTTACACGATAAGAGTCGTTTCTGATATTCTTGAATCTAATGGTTCGTCTTCTATGGCTACAGTATGTGCAGGAACGATGGCATTGATGGATGCTGGTATTAAAGTTAAACGACCTGTGTCTGGTATTGCAATGGGAATGATTTCTGATAGCGAATCAGGTAAGTATGCTATACTTTCCGATATCTTGGGAGATGAAGATCATCTTGGAGATATGGATTTCAAAGTGACAGGAACTACCGAGGGTATCACTGCATGTCAGATGGATATTAAAGTAGACGGACTTTCCTATGATGTTCTTTCGCAGGCGTTAGAACAAGCTAAGAAAGGTAGGTTACATATATTAGGAGAGATGGCTAAGGCTATTACAGAGCCCAGACAAAACCTTAAATCTCATGCTCCTAGAATGGAGCAGTTGAGAATAGATCGTGAGCTTATTGGAGCTGTGATTGGACCTGGAGGAAAGATCATTCAGGAAATTCAAAAAGAATCTGGAGCAACTGTTAATATTGAAGAAGATGAAAAAGGCGGTAAAGTAAGTATCTTTGCTGTGGACGGTGATTCACTAGATAACGCAATGGCCCGAATTAAGGCGATTGTTCAGCAGCCAGAAATTGGAGAAGTGTATGATGGGAAAGTGAAGTCTATTATGCCATTTGGAGCTTTCGTTGAGTTCATTCCTGGTAAAGATGGATTACTTCACATCTCTGAAATCAAATGGGAGCGGGTAGAGAATGTAGCCGATGTGATGGAAGAAGGAGAAGAAATAAAAGTAAAACTTATAGATATCGATAAACGAACGGGTAAATTCAAGCTTTCAAGAAAAGTTCTTTTACCACGCCCCCCAAAGGAGGAGAAGGCAGAAGAAAAAACTGAAGAGTAA
- the rpsO gene encoding 30S ribosomal protein S15 — MYLAKEKKVEIFKEHGKSDTDTGSPESQIALFTYRINHLTDHLKTQKKDHASRLGLLRLVGKRRRLLDYLHKNDIERYRSIIAKLNIRK; from the coding sequence ATGTATCTAGCAAAAGAAAAAAAGGTAGAAATTTTTAAAGAACACGGAAAGTCAGATACAGACACGGGTTCTCCAGAGTCACAAATTGCATTGTTTACTTACAGAATCAATCATTTGACTGACCACTTAAAGACACAAAAGAAAGACCATGCATCAAGACTAGGTCTTTTGAGATTAGTAGGTAAAAGAAGAAGACTTCTTGACTACCTACACAAAAATGATATTGAGAGGTATCGTAGCATCATTGCTAAGCTAAATATCAGAAAGTAA